The Polypterus senegalus isolate Bchr_013 chromosome 10, ASM1683550v1, whole genome shotgun sequence genomic interval ttctttttcagattcagcTTTTTATGTGCTATTACTGTGCTTCGTGTGAATGTATGTGTACATCAAgaatgttttgggtttttttaacatGTATTGTGAGATTATAATTCGACAGAGTAGAAATTATGATATCGTGTTAAGGCTTTGCAATTCCATGTAGTAGTAATGTTATtagaataaacaaattaatagGTAAAAGTTAAAGCGTATGCACGTCAGAAGTTTAAGTATTTAAATGACAGTTTGGCTGCATAAATCACAGCGTGtgtaaatgtttacagttttttttaccttgtgTATATTTGGAGCCATTTCCACATAATTAAGGAGTCTCAATTTAATGAAGACCTTGAAAATAGTGGCTGGTAAAAGTCTGAGACGGTGGCTTTTCAGCGACAATACTGAACAAGACAGTAATATTAGCTCTGATAtgtatgtaataatttgtaaatgtAGCATTTTACACAATGTCAAAACCAAGTCGTTAGAGCATGTGTGGAAACTGACAGTTTAGTGCATTTGTGTTTGCAAACAAAATCTGCATAGAAGATTAATCTGTGGAAAATGACTTCCACGTTGCCTTCAAAGGTTTCCGGGTTTAATTTTGGAAATAGTTTAACAGTTGTTGAATTGCTTGTACTAGTTTGGTACATTACTGTGAAGAAATATTTTACTAGGTGACAACACCATATAGAAGTGCTTAATGAAGACCATTCCCCTTTCAGTAAAGCCAACCATTTAGCATACGGACTCTGTGTTGGGTTCGCAACAATTGTTACtaaaaagttttctttattttgtactcCTTGTGAGTGGATATAATGGCATTATATACACACTTTTGGGCACTGATGTAAATACCTTGTTATTCAGCTATGGTAATATAGATCACTCAGAATTGTTCGCCTTTACGCTGAATTGAAATAAACTCCTGATGCAGAATATCTGCAATTTTTCCACATCTTTTGAGAAACTTCCACCCCTGTTAGTTAACCTCTTCTCCCCACAGTACAAGAAGCAACTTTTATCCCATTGCGTTTAGGAATTGTCTAACATGCCTATTTGTTTTGCATGCCTGGTGCTTTTGTGTAGTGGAAACACAAACTGTAAAGTTTAAAattagcttcttttttttttttcaccccccATAACATTCCTGCTTATCACTATGAGAAGTTGGTACTCATTCagcaaatatgtaatttaaatagTTTAGATGCCAGGATTAACTTCACTGTTACccacaatttatataaaaaaaactagtTGTACCATCCAAATTTGATTCATGGAATTGCTTACATATGTGCACAATGTTTTGAtcaaattttcagtttttaatttttctgtaatgTTCCAGGCTCCTCGTCCATCTACTGGTCCACACAAGCTAAGGGAATGCCTTCCACTCATTATTTTCCTAAGGAATCGGCTGAAATATGCCCTAACTGGAGACGAAGTCAAAAAGATTTGTATGCAGAGGTTCATCAAGATTGATGGCAAAGTACGCACCGACATAACCTATCCTGCTGGGTTTATGGGTAAGTAGTCTTGAATTGTTTAATCTATTTTATACGGTTGGCACACcacatttttaattgttagatgttaaaaaaaattataatggaaTTGATTGTAATCTTTATTTACCTTAGATGTGATTAGCATTGAGAAGACAGGTGAGCATTTCCGACTAATCTATGATATCAAAGGACGCTTCACAGTGCATCGCATTACTCCTGAGGAAGCAAAGGTCAGTAGATGCTTTATTCCCTTGTGaccaattaaattttttattttagtagtttAAGGATTTGTGGCTAGTACAAATGTCTACCAAAACTATACTTTTTTCCCCTCTGCTTCTTAAGGCCTACTTTTGGTATTTGAACAGTGCACCACTTTAAGTCAAATTCTCTCTCACTCTATCTCTTTCAGTACAAGCTTTGCAAAGTAAGAAAAATCTTTGTTGGCACCAAGGGAATTCCTCACCTTGTAACTCATGATGCCCGCACAATCCGCTATCCAGATCCTCTCATCAAGGTTAATGATACAGTGCAGATTGACTTGGAGACTGGAAAGATAACACAATTTATCAAGTTTGACACAGGTATGTAAACTTATTGAATATATTGTTAGAAAATTGCTTTGTTTAGGTAGTAGTCACAAGTACGGACAAATCTGATTTGGGGTAAATCTTTATTCCTGAGCAGCGCAGTTCCAGATGACCATTCTTGTATGGCAATGGTGGGGCGAAGCTAAACACAGTTCTGAATCATGCCCTGTGGGATCTGTGTGcaaaacagcaaataaatgaATATCTGTGGCCAGTTCTCACTATATCTTGTTCACTTTTATGGTAGCTATACCTTGAATACGAAACATCTATTGTAGAACACAGTGTTGCATAGCTTTATTATGGGCATGATGATTGCAGCATTTTTTAACTTACGGATTGGAAAGTGGAGAAGAAAAGCAGATGATACAAACATACCAGCACCACACATGCAATGACTAGTCGATTAAATAGATCCAGTCTGCTGATGCCAAGGCAGCAGCTACGACAACAGTGCTGCCATGCAGTCCGTGAATAAATTAGTGGTTCAGTTTCTCAAGTCGAAGGGTTTTTCACAATCCTAGTAAGTATTTATTTGGCATAGTAAATTATTGAGTGAAGGAGCTTTTATatatgggggtggtggtgggggtaATATACCTGTCTGTGAGGTGTAGAATGAGGTACAAGGGACAGTGGTCCAAGCATGAAAGCAAAGGCATTCAAAATTGCTTTCATGGTTTAATAGTATGTTGTACCCAATTAACAGTTGTGGATGCAAtaagaagtaaagcaaaatgacacattttattggctaactgaacagattacaatatgcaagcttttgaggcagttATGGCCCCTTCTTTAGACTCTGCTTGAAGAAGGGACCTTAGCTGCCTCagatgcttgcatattgtaatctgttcagttagccaataaaatgtcatttatcATGGTTAAGCAATGAATGGTCTTGAATATTGAGCCACGTCTTGTGATTGCACATACACCGTAAAGCTTCAAATTTGTCATTTGGTGAGAAGGTGTTTTGAAATTGTGAAGTTCTGGCATTCTAAAATAAGTTTGCTGCTGTTGTAATGAATTATAGCTAATTATGCTATACATAAATTAAGGACAGTCATTTTTCCACAAAAACTTGATGTTTAACTTCTCAAATGTGATGGATGTTGTTTATGTCAAATTTAAACATTCCTTTACTCAAAAACCGAggccaaaatagtaaaaaaaaaaaaaaaaaaaacataggcagaCACTgagacatttttcaaatttttgttataaaatagTGTCAGTGAGTTTCTTCACATTTGAGGTGTTACCAGAAATGTTAGCTGTTCCTATGAAAAGTGCAGTATTTGGCACCATGGGGATCCAACCACCTCCAGAATGTTTACAGTTAGGGATGCCCACActtcaaatataaataatatgtgtaaaatattataaaacatttatataacagTTTCTCatttatatcatatatatatatatatatatatatatatatatatatatatatatatatatacatacacactcatcGTATGTGCACACAAACCTCCGCCCcaacaccccaaaaaaaaaaaaactttattttgttcacCTTTACCACATTCCTGTTTTTCAAACGTGGACATGTTATACATCGTTGGAAATGTCTGTCGCACCTATACAAAGGTATAAAGCTTACAATGGCATGATCCACAGAGCCAGAGGGACCAAACTGCAATTGCCAGATCACCAGTGCTAAGCTGGCAAGCATAGCCACTAATATTGATAACACTTCATCCCATGATAACAAGCTTGAGCTAGTTTTTATTCAGCAGAATCTGCTGAAAATTTTGATACACAACATGTCTATATTCGTTGTTAGTTTGTGATATCATATGTGACAAAACTTGAAATGTCTGCCGAATGGTTTGGCATCTGAGGTTGATTTGGATGGTAGGGCAGCAGCTTTTGAAATAACACGGCCGCATTGGGTGTCATCGGAAACGTCACGATCTCATCTATCCTGTGGTGTGAAGTTTGAAATGTTATGATTGACAGAGCAGGAACAACCCCCACATCTACCATGCTGTGTCTTTGTGTGAGATTAATGTGTGCTGCATCCATGAAGTGACACATGCATTGGCTCGTTTTACTTACAACAACCTGATATTAATGgtgtgtttttgtatatttatactgCTGTTTTGCGGAGTTgtatgtgtaaatggaaaaaaatcagacAATCGCCGTGTTGGTATTGTCCGGTTTTGTTCCCGTGTTGGCTGGGTGTTCGGTCTAAATGACTTATTGATTGAAATCTACTGCTGGAAACCTTTCGATTGATGTATGAAATGTGGGTATTGTATAGAATTAATTACTGgactgattttaatttattttgacgaCATACGTACTCTATGATTTCATGCCAGATAAAGTCAACTGTGCATACTTGTAACAATGTGACCACCGTGTGTATAGTAGACCCCGTTACTTTCAAACAAAGTATTGTTTATATCTGTGTGTGGCGTAGTCTGTATGATGTGACGAAAggtgttttaaagatttttttgaaCCTTAATAGGCCTGTCACCGTGCACCTCAGTCTAGAAGTTGTTGGGCATGGATTTTATCCATGcagttaatttacttttaaaatattttggttgATATATTGGGAATCTTGTTTTAAGTGTATTGGGCTTTTGGCTTCTATAGGGTACCTGACTTTTAGCTTGTTCCTAATTTAGGCTCTTCTCTGTTCTGCCTGTTGATGCCTCCTTCAattagagaaataaaaaacatgctCCCAAGTAAGCTTCAGTACTTAGTGcccttaagtgttttattaactgCTAATTTGGTATGTGTTTCTTGATAGATGGCTGGTGTTCTCTTGCCTGCCAGTATAACTGTCCACCATTTGGTACCTTCTCTTAAATAGCACCTTCTTCAATCTCGGCATGAGCATAATGTAACTGTATAAGTAAGAATGTACAAATGAGTTTTTACAGATTAGAGATAAATAATTAGACAAAAGGAAATTAACACTATAAAGGTAGTTGGAAACTGAGAATACATTTTTCCTCCATTTGTATATTACAGATACCAGCATTTTTGAACCAAACCATTTTAGAAGAAGACCAGTTTCAATGTAAACACTTTCAGTTGTTTGTAGTTTGGTGTTATTTTACTTGTTTACTACCAGTGCTACCCGATCAGAAATACAGCAGAACAATATCAAACAATATTATATCTTCAAATAAACAGATGCAAGTTAATGGATTAAAGTGTAATGTATTGCACTAATTTTAGCTCAAGTTccaatataaaaatgtaaggtAAATCCTCTTCGTAAAAGTAAAGAAACTTGTGCCTTGTCTTCCTGGAGAAATTAAGGTCCATTATCCCTGTTAGTGTAAGTGACCTTAATTCAACTGACTATATATCTCTCCATTCACTAAAGTAATAATAGCAGTGTCTTTACTGTAGAACCATGTTTGTTCTGTAATGTGATTTAAGTTTTGAGTTCTTAGagtttgtgaattaatttttaagtggtcaatttttttttacaggcaATCTTTGCATGGTTATTGGTGGTGCCAACTTGGGTCGTATTGGTGTCATCACCAACCGGGAGAGACATCCTGGTTCCTTTGATGTGGTCCATGTGAAGGATTCTGCAGGCAACACCTTTGCTACCAGACTCTCCAACATCTTTGTTATTGGAAAGGTGAGGTGATAGTTTAATTGTTCTCTCTGAATTTCATTAAGTGAGTAGTCATAAGTCTACCTGAACTAGTGAGTGGAATAGCTGCAAACTAGCTAATTTGTTGAACTAATTGACCTACTAAAGCAtatgaaatgttgctgcggttTGCTGTTGAATGGCATAAATGTCACCCATTGGGTGCCAGTCTCCCTCCATCACCACCTCCttgaaaggacttgatgatatTGCCATAAAGAGGATGCTCAGAATTGTACATGATGCCTGTcaattttgtctttattctccCCTCTATGTAGCTGAGCCTGCTAtcttaattagcttattgatttggtgCACGTCTTTGGacatgttactggcccagcaccACCATAGAATATAAAATCACCCGGCTATAATGTTGTAGAACATGTAAATGATGTTAccatccacattaaaggaacatggTTTCCTAAAGGATATAAACAAGTCTGCTCTACTCTTTCTTATATAATTTCATTGTTGTTATACTAGCCCATTTTGTAATTAATATGAATCCCATAGTACTTGTAGCTGTATACCATCTCCACAACTTCTCTAGTGATTTTTCAGTCAGTTCAGTCATGTGCATAATTTCAGCAAGTCCAAGTGGTTGTGGCACACTTGATACAACATCAGTCATGTAGTTTGCCATTCCCAGCAGCACCGTCAGACTGGTGGTTTGAATCTCAACAGAATCTAAAAAATAGGAACAGGCTCGTGTATGCAACActtgacaaccaatgagtgctcacctAGAAGTAAAGTGAATATAATTTGCTCCCAGGGAAAGGAGGAACAGACTTTTTTGTATTGCACAAGCCGAAGAGCAGCTTCTCTGTCTGGTGTCTTGGGTTTGTTGTACCACAACAGATTGAAAAGGAAAGTAATTGGGGCAAGATTGCTGATGAACTTAAAATCCTTCCTACAAGCACCAGCACTTTTGGGCAGCAAACCATTGCCTGTTGGCAACCTTCAATAATTCTGGAAAAGTGAAACTGAACTGAAAAGTCTGCAAGAAGTTTAATTTACTGTTCCTTGTAGTTGCTAGTCAAGTAATCCGATACTCTCAACATTCTCAGCAACTTAAGTTTGACATCCCCCTCTCACGAGAAGTCATGAAATGCGCCTTGTGCTTAAGTAAACATTATAAAGATGTATTCTTCTGCTTCAGATTTTAGATGCTTTGATTCCCATATAGGACTGTTGCCTTCTACAGTGTTTTAGGTGCAGTTGTATCTTAATTGTTCAGTTTCCTCTCCACCCCTTTGATTTTTAAAGCTGTATTTATTTACAGGATCACTGTGTTTATAATGTGAGTAAAGTGTACCATTAAAAGGGCCAATCAGTCATCAGGTCTTGACACATGGATAAATGTCTTTTGTGCAGAAATTGGGGCCAATATCTCAAGCTTTCTTTGGGTTATTGTATAGTCATTGCTCTGATGTTTCCTTAGCTTATGGTTTATATGTGAAAATAGAAACATGCAGTATCTTTACAGTTAAAATATCTTGTCACATTAGCTCATCAAGGTTAGGTACTGGGAGAGGCTTTAGGGCTCTGGCAGTAACACTTTGTCGCACTGCACAGACTGACCTAgataccttcagttttaatttgGTGCATTCACAGATTCTAGTGTTTTAATTCATTACTAAGCGTGTGCTAAgtatataacttaaaataaagtTGTATTTGTAgtatgatttcattttttgtttactgaAAAGATGGAGGTGTAtagtttaattttcaaattttgagGATGAAGAGTGATTTGACTAAATCATGGGCTCCTTAGTAATATTTAAGTTTGCTTTATTGCAGCAAAATGTTTTCTGCTTAAAATTCCTCTCTTGACCTGTCAGCATCTGGTAGAAATTTGGATGATAGTGGTTCATGGCTGTCTGATctgaaaatagtttttaaatgtagtttttattttaagagtACTGCTCTTAAAACCTTTTGTTCTTCAAAACAACATAGATTAAGAGGCTTTGGAAGTAAAAACCTATGACCAGCAAATACTTTCTTGTATTACAATAATTGTGTTCAGGTTTTCCTAGATTTTTCTCTTGAACATTTACAGCATTAATGAAAAGATGTCTGTCACACCTAGAGCTTGTATCTACTTAATGGCAGGCCCACCCAAAAAGCCATGTCCTTTTTGGGATTATCTGATAactgctctttttctttttaattccttttaatAGTAAGCAAATCTGTCCAGAATTTAGCCTATttccagaaaatattttaaactcttTTGTAAGCTATTGGTGCCATAGTTAAAAATGACTGGTTAGTAAagttaagttttattttctttcttgtagatttacaatttgtttatttctgtttttgtttttacctcTCCAAGTGATGCTTGAAAAATTGCCAATAAATAACTTGGTGAATTTTATCAGTTATTTTTAAGACTTACAACTCTAGTGTTGATTATTTGTAATACtgtgtgtgtacacacacaaaatgaaaatatatagtgcatccagaaaatattcacagcgcatcactttttccacattttgttatgttgcagccttattccaaaatgaataaattcatttttttcctcagaattctacacacaacaccccataatgataacctgaaaaaagtttacttggggtttttgtaaatttttattaaaaataaaaacgttgagaaagcacatgtacataagtattcacagcctttgccatgaagctcaaaattgatctcgggtacatcctgtttcccctgatcatccttgagatgtttctgcagcttaattggagtccacctgtggtaaattcagttgattggacatgatttggaaaggcacacacctgtctatagaaggtcccacagttgacagttcatgtcagagcacaaaccaagcatgaagtcaaaggaattgtctgtagaccgagacaggattgtctcgaggcacaaatctgagaaaggttacagaaaaatttctgctgctttgaaggtcccaataagcacagtgacctccatcatccgtaagtggaagaagttcaaaatcaccaggactcttcctagagctggccagccatctaaactgagcgatcaggggaaaagggctttagtcagggaggtgacctagaacccgatggtcactctgtcagagctccagtggtcctctgtggagagaggagaaccttccagaaggacaaccatctctgcagcaatccaacaatcaggcctgtgtggtggattggccagatggaagccactccttagtaaaaggcacatggcagcccacctggagtttgccaaaaggcacctgaaggactctgaccatgagaaacaaaattctctggtctgatgagacaaagattgaactctttggtgtgaatgccaggcgtcacgtttggaggaaaccaggcactgctcatcaccaggccaatatcatccctacagtgaagcatggtggtggcagcatcatgctgtggggatgtttttcagtagctggaactgggagactagtccggataaagggaaagatgactgcagcaatgtacagagacatcctggatgaaaacctgctccagagcgatcttgacctcagactggggtgacggttcatctttcagcagttcaacgaccctaagcacacaaccaagatatcaaaggagtggcttcaggacaactctgtgaatgtccttgagtggcccagccagagcccagacttgaatccaattgaacatctctagagagatcttaaaatggctgtgcaccaacgcttcccatccaacctgatggagcttgagaggtgctgcaaagaggaatggacgaaactggccaaggataggtgtgccaagcttgtgacatcacatttaaaaagacttgaggctgtagttgccaaaggtgcatcgacaaagtattgagcaaaggctgtgaatacttatgtacatgggatttctcaaatgtttttatttttaataaatttgcaaaaaccaagtaaacttttttcaggttatcattatggggtgttgtgtgtagagttcggaggaaaaaaaatgaatttaatccattttggaataaggctgtaaaataacaaaatgtggaaaaagtgatgcactgtgaatacttttttGCCTGTGAGCTTCTAGGATTTATCAACCTTTGGTTGAAATTTCCAACCTTTCATAAAGCTCGAGTTTAATTGCAGTTTA includes:
- the rps4x gene encoding 40S ribosomal protein S4, X isoform, with translation MSYTSTLGRKERKLYVVFTLRRPPLCGWIYINGLKSCAWEKRDFKWQPGHCSYKNTNVRGLGFKLRRFFILSIFFSFYHQARGPKKHLKRVAAPKHWMLDKLTGVFAPRPSTGPHKLRECLPLIIFLRNRLKYALTGDEVKKICMQRFIKIDGKVRTDITYPAGFMDVISIEKTGEHFRLIYDIKGRFTVHRITPEEAKYKLCKVRKIFVGTKGIPHLVTHDARTIRYPDPLIKVNDTVQIDLETGKITQFIKFDTGNLCMVIGGANLGRIGVITNRERHPGSFDVVHVKDSAGNTFATRLSNIFVIGKGNKGWVSLPRGKGIRLTIAEERDKRLAAKQSTS